One window of Mucilaginibacter inviolabilis genomic DNA carries:
- a CDS encoding PAS domain-containing sensor histidine kinase, whose product MELAKYTYEELLQQNEELRIQLEEANDTIDAIRTGQVDALIVKDAEGHQLYTLKTADQTYRVFIEKMNEGAVTLNREGTILYSNSRFATMMNLPLEKVIGLNFAFFIPEISGEKFNELIFKGWKEDCKGEILLADKYRKLTPCLLSCTTLDLDEGTALSLILTDLTSQKETEWELKVKNEQLLAAQNAAEKLNNELEDTVRARTNDLLISREHFKLLANNIPQMTWTNLPAGEVDFYNQQWYNYTGRGYGDTVGWGWQHVVHPDDLPNTLDKYIEALKTGNIFEVENRYKRWDNTYRWHLNRAVPLRDDKGEIIFWVGTATDIEDQKREMDRKDEFIGIASHELRTPLTSLKGYLQLITSYKREEVPPVVKQYIEKASVAINKLQRLINDLLDVSKIQAGRLEYAMGEVNLSDLMAQVTENSKHIYPLYEFDSQLQPDILITGNAERLEQVLMNFINNSVKYSLADKKIILKTTINANVVRVSVSDYGIGLSEEQIERIFERFYRVEDKKFMTSGLGMGLYISAEIINNHQGKIGVESELGKGATFYFELPLVV is encoded by the coding sequence ATGGAACTGGCTAAATATACATATGAAGAATTACTGCAGCAAAACGAAGAACTTCGGATACAGCTGGAGGAAGCCAATGATACCATTGACGCCATTCGTACCGGCCAGGTTGATGCGCTTATTGTAAAAGACGCTGAAGGGCACCAATTATATACTTTAAAAACAGCCGACCAAACTTATCGCGTTTTTATTGAAAAGATGAATGAAGGCGCGGTTACCTTGAATCGAGAAGGAACTATTCTGTACAGTAATTCGCGGTTTGCCACCATGATGAATTTGCCGTTAGAAAAGGTAATTGGACTAAACTTTGCCTTTTTTATTCCTGAAATATCAGGAGAGAAATTTAATGAGCTCATATTTAAAGGGTGGAAGGAAGATTGCAAAGGCGAAATATTACTGGCCGATAAATACAGAAAACTTACGCCCTGTCTGCTTTCCTGCACTACACTTGACCTGGATGAGGGCACTGCCTTAAGTTTGATCTTAACCGATCTTACCAGTCAAAAAGAGACTGAATGGGAACTAAAAGTAAAAAACGAACAGCTACTGGCTGCCCAAAACGCGGCAGAAAAGCTCAATAATGAACTGGAAGATACGGTTAGAGCCCGAACCAATGATCTGCTGATAAGCCGCGAACATTTTAAACTACTGGCCAACAATATACCGCAAATGACCTGGACAAACTTGCCAGCCGGTGAGGTTGACTTTTATAATCAGCAATGGTATAACTATACTGGCCGTGGCTATGGCGATACTGTAGGCTGGGGATGGCAGCATGTAGTACACCCGGATGACCTGCCCAATACCTTAGATAAGTATATTGAGGCTTTAAAAACGGGCAATATATTTGAGGTTGAAAACCGGTACAAAAGATGGGATAACACCTACCGCTGGCACCTGAACCGGGCCGTTCCTTTGAGGGATGATAAGGGCGAAATTATTTTCTGGGTAGGTACAGCTACGGATATTGAAGATCAAAAAAGGGAAATGGATCGTAAGGATGAATTTATCGGCATTGCCAGCCATGAGCTCCGCACGCCATTAACCAGTTTAAAAGGGTATCTGCAGCTCATCACTTCCTATAAGAGGGAAGAAGTACCGCCTGTAGTAAAGCAGTATATCGAAAAAGCAAGCGTAGCTATCAATAAGTTGCAGCGCCTTATCAATGATTTGCTTGATGTGAGTAAAATACAGGCTGGGAGACTTGAATATGCCATGGGCGAAGTTAACTTGTCTGACCTTATGGCACAGGTAACCGAAAACTCAAAACACATTTATCCACTATATGAGTTTGACAGTCAGCTGCAACCTGATATCCTAATTACGGGTAATGCCGAACGGTTGGAGCAGGTTTTGATGAATTTTATAAATAATTCCGTAAAATATTCGCTTGCCGACAAGAAAATCATTCTGAAAACCACCATAAATGCTAATGTGGTACGCGTATCGGTAAGCGATTATGGCATCGGTTTATCTGAAGAACAGATAGAGCGGATATTTGAACGTTTTTATAGGGTTGAAGATAAAAAGTTTATGACAAGCGGTCTGGGCATGGGCCTGTATATCAGTGCCGAAATCATTAATAATCATCAGGGTAAAATAGGGGTAGAGAGTGAGTTAGGTAAAGGGGCTACCTTTTACTTTGAATTACCCTTAGTTGTTTGA
- a CDS encoding circadian clock KaiB family protein has product MAEKDQSSLSEDNYLNEQEQQMYHLRLFVTGASPNSSRAITNLKDICETHLKGNYDLEIVDVYQQPLIVEYEQIIALPMLIKKAPGMERRLIGDMSNTGKVLKGLGLQTEN; this is encoded by the coding sequence ATGGCCGAAAAGGATCAATCATCTTTATCTGAGGATAACTATTTAAATGAACAGGAACAGCAGATGTATCATTTACGCCTGTTTGTAACGGGTGCATCTCCAAATTCATCGCGGGCTATAACCAATCTCAAAGATATTTGCGAAACCCATTTAAAAGGTAATTATGACCTGGAGATAGTAGATGTTTATCAACAGCCGCTAATTGTTGAATATGAGCAGATCATCGCTTTACCCATGCTTATCAAAAAAGCGCCAGGTATGGAACGCAGGCTCATTGGTGATATGTCCAATACGGGTAAAGTATTAAAAGGTCTTGGTTTACAAACAGAAAATTAA
- a CDS encoding circadian clock KaiB family protein: MEAEVINYELRLYIAGKTAKSVSALANLKKYCEEHLKGQYSIEVIDLLVKPQLAEGDQIFAIPTLVRKVPEPIRKIIGDLSNEEKVLVGLDIRPRKL; encoded by the coding sequence ATGGAAGCGGAAGTTATAAATTATGAATTAAGGTTATATATTGCGGGCAAAACAGCAAAATCTGTAAGTGCTTTAGCTAATCTTAAAAAATATTGTGAAGAACATTTAAAAGGCCAATATTCTATTGAAGTGATTGACCTTTTAGTAAAACCTCAATTGGCCGAAGGCGACCAGATATTTGCTATCCCCACATTGGTACGCAAAGTTCCGGAGCCTATCCGTAAAATAATCGGGGATCTGTCAAATGAAGAAAAAGTATTGGTGGGATTAGATATACGCCCCCGTAAACTATAA